DNA from Choristoneura fumiferana chromosome 6, NRCan_CFum_1, whole genome shotgun sequence:
tcgCGGAGTATTGGTGCTGCGAGAGAATGGGGTGTACTATAAATTCATTGGCCGATTTAGCGTCAATGAATTCCACGATTATCCTATTACGACCGCTGGGTTTGATGCCAGCCTGTTTGATGCCTCTAATGCCATTTTGGTGTATGAGCTTGGCGAATTTAAGAGGGCGGATGGAATAACCGGAGGCAGGGTCTTCTGTTATTGAAACGACTTGTACGATAAACGGTGCTTTATCACCCGGGCCGTACAACAATTTGGTACCCGGGGCGTATTCGGGGACAGTGTAAGTGTGTTGGATGGAAGCCGCGGCTGGGACATCCATATTACGTTTATCAATAATTTCGTTGACAATATTTTGGATTCCACACCACGCTTACGCGGTACCGTCAATACGACCCGGTTACCATCACCTTTGCCCCCATCAGGGGGTTCGTTACCTTCCATCTCCCACCAAAACAGACAAAACGCTCACAAAACGAACACTCACTGGTTAGTTAGACTAGTTTAACTACACAGAAATCGCCGATGTAattataaatggttttttttaagggaaaaacaagattttattttcgGCACGTGTAGCAAGCAACACTTCCGAGCATCTACATCCTTCCTCGAAAAAGTATTTAACTGTCAGTGTCAGTCGCACTTGACTGTCAAGTGTCATTAAGTTTATGTCAAATTCattgttattttcatttcataattattatcttaGACCTAATTAAAACAATACGACTGCAATtggaatagttaaaaaaataagaacaatgTCCTTTACGAAGAAAGATGTCGTCCTCACTGACGACCGACCAAAAACTCTGTTATTGCAAAAACATTCCGACTATTTAGCTGGTTATGGCTTAAACAAAGATGACTTTGAATACTGTATGACTGAATATCTCCGTATGTCCGGGATATACTGGACCGTTACTGCAATGGAACTTATGGGACAATCATTCAggtactttttaattattataactctAACCTAAAAGTAAAGCAGTGTTGCAGAAATTGCAACGCATCAAAagagataataaaattatttcttttgCTAAGCTTTGGTTAGCGTCTTTTTAGAAAGtgctattatttattaactgttaTGGTATAAATTACTTTGTCATTGCTGTTGATCAACACTGAATGTTGCTGATGAATGACTCACCTATAAGATAAACAATTTAAGTACTAATAAACAACGAAGTATGAACAAACTAGCAATTTTCACAATTGGCTCATAATAAAGCACTTCCTTAGCAATTTTccttattttgtaaacaattatttcattaaaatatttaacacaaattaatcatttaagtatttttatttcaatctacGAGTTACACTAATTGGAAAGCTTCAAACATTTCTTGCATTCATATATGCTCTAATAATTGACAGTTAAAACTGTTTATAGCGACACCAGTTATAATGACATATCCAATGTAGGTATGACCAACAAAAAAGTCCCAACATGATCTTATATACCAAAATAACACTGGTATacaattataatacaatacaacactgGTTATAATGAGCAACCGTGTTTAACGTAAGAAACTAATATTGCTGTCCCTTCGAAGTTGTTACCTCCTAatgcccaagtcaaattttgatttatgaacatcaaactttaagtcatttatgatagtttgatttaaaaatacaataagtcctttataaaggactctgggggTTAGGAGGGTAAATGGCTTAGACTGTATTTCACATAATTTCTTTTCCTGCTTCTAGGATGCCCAAAGAAGAGATAATTGAGTTCATATCATCATGCCAGGACAGCGAGAGTGGCGGCATCTCTGCTAGCATAGGACATGATCCGCATATGCTTTACACATTAAGTGCAGTGCAGGTacagtaaataaaaacttcacacaCTCAGTCCCAAACTGACAATCAGGTTCTCTGTTCCtaggcagttttcgctacaaggggtcattcaagtattagGTATGTATGCCCCAAAAGGGAGTGGGGGGATCTTTTGTGACTAAAAATGAAATGTATGTTAAATTACTTTACGATTCTTAGAATTGCTTGGCTTTCTAGTTTGGGAGACTAACAATAACCAAACCAGAACAGCTTACAACAATATATACAATTGTTTACGTAAGCATGGGGGTGGGGGTTAgaactttgcttacttttgcTGACAAAGGGATGGGGTAGTCAAAAAGtactaaaattctgcttacataatacttaaataacccCCAAGCGGAAAAATACGAGTGTAGCGTGCAGTGAGCGATATGTGGTTGCGAATATATTAACTGTTAAAGGGTgaatcaactatttcttgttgttattctgttcttcagcgaggggacaaaagttaTACTAACAttcttattagatgaccaattatagaaggggcttacAATTATCACAAACATGGATGTTTGGCAAACTTAcggtgtgagtgagtgagtgaggaGACGGTAACTATAGCAatgagtgacaagaaaaagttgattgaccctagTATAATACTTAATTGATTTTCTTCCAAATTAACTTATGTAATTTTCACCTTAAATTAACTActgtgatattttttaatttgctgttatttgtttttagatACTAGCCATATATGACAGACTGGATGCCATAGATGTGGAAGGTGTGGTTAGATTTGTTAAGGCCATGCAACAGGAGGATGGCAGCTTCTTtggtaaacaatttaaattttcatcctcaattttttttctttaaccttTCATGAGGTACAAGCAATAGACATTAGAATAAATCTACGAAATTATCTaaagtacttttcggataggatgggtaatgacacatgtcattaagcaattaaagggttgtgacaatTTAAACTtgaatcgatttattgcgattctcgattaaatatgctaagggtgtgtaatcgattttattagtgatagtttatatttttatttaactagtttttgcctgcggcttcacccgcgtagcaagtgtttttgcttgtatatcgggatctcacaaaccatgcggtcttcttGTGCACGCCGCGTGCGCGCCGCGTTCCCGCTCCGCCGAGAAACCAccggcaaaaacgctagtgtgcaTAAGCTCTTTCTGTGGTCCTGTGATGaggtaactaaaaaaaattaacatttcaGGTGACAAATGGGGAGAGGTAGACACTCGGTTCTCATTCTGTGCTGTCATGTGCCTGTCACTGTTGCATCGGCTTGACGCCATCAATGTGAACAAAGCTGTGGAGTTTGTACTGAGCTGCATGAACTTTGATGGAGGTTTTGGTTCCAAACCTGGCTCTGAGAGCCATGCAGGTGTagtatttcttttcttttagctttctgttaaaaatgagctggtaatattttcttaaagttgaatttaaaatttattaatttaatttgtagcaTTATGTAACCATAGTTTTTAAGCTTTGATGCAGGTACGTAGGATAGCCTACTTTTTAGTCGCCTAAAAGAATTATaattgtggctataccctacaaGGGTGCATAATGttgtaagacttattagaataaggccttatgtaatttatgttttttgccatataaataaatactaaatactgaAAATACCTGCCAAATAAGCCAGACTCGCACCGAGGTTTCCGTaaaaatttgtaggtacttatctatGATTATCAATCTGATCATTTTAGATTGGatactgacatagacagacatcAAAAATTAAGATTTAGAGATtgatcttattatttatttatgctacaggagctaccttcataccaaatttcaactttacAAGAAGTACTCTATAGGTTTTGATTGCCCGAAAAATtctatggaaacaccttttttgatgtctaactatattttttgattgcgttgacatAAAAGATAgatttttcactgctccaaCGGATACCTCGGAATttgacacgcccaaaatagggttccgtagccattacgaaaaagttaagtaatatttttctaaggatttcgtattttatacggaatcttccaagtttaggtatattttataccttaggctgctatttaagagtaaaactattaataattctcaagcaaacttagccgttatagttttccttgaaagtttgatatacttactaccatcctgaattttttaaattttttccacccacctgtttagattttagagaggggagggacgctcgattttaatgaaaatttgcagtttaaagttgaatgtttcgcaaaaaaaacaatgaatcgaaaaatcgtcttagcaaacccctaatggttttaaaagatctatccaacgataccccacactatagggttggatgagaaaaaaaaaacacccccactttacgtctatgggaggtaccccaaaaaaaatttttaattttttattgtaccattttgtcggccggcatagtttacatacataatccgtgcaaaattacagctttctagcattgatagtccctgagcaaagccgcggacggacggacagacagacagacatggcgaaactatagttccgtttttgccattttggctacggatgGTAACAGTGATCCTATAAGTGTTCCATTTTTCCGACTGAGGTACAGGCGTGcagtcaattccagggtaggcagctgctAGTTTACGCCTGCATCAGCGTGCTAGCCCACCTCAGCAGGATAGGCAACACTAGCATTGCCtaccctcaatgcacgccactgctagcgctgcctacccacAAGTGCATCTAAAACCTGTTGTAGGTTTAATCTACTGCTGCGTAGGCACACTGTCCATCTGCCGTCGTATGGACGCGCTGCGGGCGGACGAGTTAGCGTGGTGGCTGTGCGAGCGGCAACTCCCCAGCGGTGGTCTCAACGGTCGCCCGGAAAAGCTGCCCGATCTCTGCTACTCCTGGTACATACTAATGCAACTTTGTACTCCCGGCTACGCCTCTTGGGAGaattaaaaatagattatttcGCTATCGGTATAGCGAATGAGGCAGATAAGCAATGATGGCCAGTACAGACTGACTGCCaatacaaacctgcgaagaaattcaatggtatgtgtgaagttcccaatccgcactgggcccgtacggcccaagccctctcatcctgaaagaaggcctgtgccctgctgGGCACTACgacagtgagacgtatataggcggggataatgatgatgatgacagactGACTTTCATTGTGTCattgcccatacatttttcgaTGCAGTTGGTACAACTGCACGCTGACTTTCCCGGAATAAATTAACTG
Protein-coding regions in this window:
- the LOC141428856 gene encoding geranylgeranyl transferase type-2 subunit beta-like isoform X2 translates to MSFTKKDVVLTDDRPKTLLLQKHSDYLAGYGLNKDDFEYCMTEYLRMSGIYWTVTAMELMGQSFRMPKEEIIEFISSCQDSESGGISASIGHDPHMLYTLSAVQILAIYDRLDAIDVEGVVRFVKAMQQEDGSFFGDKWGEVDTRFSFCAVMCLSLLHRLDAINVNKAVEFVLSCMNFDGGFGSKPGSESHAGTLSICRRMDALRADELAWWLCERQLPSGGLNGRPEKLPDLCYSWWVMSSLTMLNRIHWVDKKSLEQFILACQDAETGGFSDRPGDITDPFHTLFGLTGLSLLGNTNIKAVNPTYCLPQETIDRLRLEPQVLHI
- the LOC141428856 gene encoding geranylgeranyl transferase type-2 subunit beta-like isoform X1 codes for the protein MSFTKKDVVLTDDRPKTLLLQKHSDYLAGYGLNKDDFEYCMTEYLRMSGIYWTVTAMELMGQSFRMPKEEIIEFISSCQDSESGGISASIGHDPHMLYTLSAVQILAIYDRLDAIDVEGVVRFVKAMQQEDGSFFGDKWGEVDTRFSFCAVMCLSLLHRLDAINVNKAVEFVLSCMNFDGGFGSKPGSESHAGLIYCCVGTLSICRRMDALRADELAWWLCERQLPSGGLNGRPEKLPDLCYSWWVMSSLTMLNRIHWVDKKSLEQFILACQDAETGGFSDRPGDITDPFHTLFGLTGLSLLGNTNIKAVNPTYCLPQETIDRLRLEPQVLHI